Below is a window of Leptospira sp. WS4.C2 DNA.
AACTTATGGTTCCGTTCGGATAGATTATTTTGCCATCGAAAAACACAAACTTCAAGATAGTTGGTATGATATCGCAGGAGTTGCCAAAACCGGTGCCAGCACAGAATCAATTTCCAATAACAGCTATGATGTGAGCCAAGTCCTAACAGAAAAAGGTGCTGGTGACAATAGGCCTGTATCAATGCTTGGGAGAAGTTTGTTCCGTGAGATTGACTTCAAATACAATGTCCCCTATAAAAATTTAATTTTAGAATGTGGATATAGTATGTTATTTGCCGGTGACGCCATCCAAAACCGTGTGAACGATCGCACCATCAACTCACAAGTCTATACCAATCAATTTTCCAAAAATGCCCAGTTTGCCTACCTGATGGTTACAGCCCAATTTTAATATTTGGAAGGACACGATTACTAACAGATTCGAGGTGGAGGTTTCAATGTTAATTTGACGCCTTTCTATCATTTGGTGGATGGGAATGTATTGGTAAAAGAGACCGTGCTTTACGCTCCCATCTTTCCCATCCAACTCAAATCAGAATTCAATTCTTATGGGGAATAAGGGATAAGAAGAAAATTAAAACAACGAGAATCGAAAAGGAATCCGTTCTTTAAAAGCATTGGATTAAATTACTTTTGGTTTGAGATTCTATCTAATAACTCTTTCAACAAGTGGCGCTCGCCCTCCGAAAGTGATGGAACATTCGGCAGTAATGCCTGCATAGTAATAGCAACTGACCCTATGTCGGTCACTTTCTGGGGAGGCGTATTATTTGTGATAGCAGCCACTAATACCTCACGCGCGTCAAAAGAAAGAGTGATATCGCGTATTTCTTCTGGCATTGCAAGCAAGCTTAGTACGATTCCAGAGCTAAATGAATAGATCAACTCGGCAGCACGTTTTTCAGTTACTTTCAATTGTCCTGCGACTGCTATGCGGTGGATAAATTCAGCAAGAAGTAGTTTTGATTTTTCGATGATGGGTGTGGCAAACTTGGCAGACCTGAAGGAAAAATACGGCGATCAAGTTCTAACTCTTGAGCTCGACGTGACAAAACCCAATCAAGTCAAACATGTTGTCGAACAAGCCCATTCACACTTTGGCAGACTAGACATTATTTTGAACAATGCAGGGTATTCGCTTGTGGGCACCATTGAAGAAGCAAGCGGAGACGAAGTTCGAGCACTTTACGAAACTAATATTTTTGGCTCACTTTCTGTGATCCAGGCTGCATTACCGTTATTACGCAAACAAGGTGGCGGTCATATCATCGGTGTTTCAAGCACCTTGGGGCATGTATCGATGCCTTTGATTGGGTATTACTGTTCCTCAAAATGGGCTTTCGAAGCGATCCATGAAAGTTTGGCAAGTGAAGTGAAACCCTTTGGTATCAACGTTACACTCATAGAACCTGGCGCCTATGCTACGGAATTTGGAAGCCCAGAGTCATTGAAATTTACATCAAGTCTCGAGCCCTATTCAAATCTCAAAAATCAAGTCCTAGAGCGATTGAAGACGACACAAAGAGGAGATCCGAATGCGACACTAGAGGCTTTATTTAAAATGATCGATGCAGAAAATCCACCACTCCGTTTTTTTCTTGGCAGTCAGAATTTACCTTTGGTGCGAGCTACCTATGCAGATCGTCTCAAAACCTGGGAAGCTTGGGAGGAAGTTTCGAACTCAGCACAGGGATCTTTGTAAAAAGAGTATCTTCCAGAATTTTTGGTTTCCTAAGATTTCTGGAAGATCGTCATGATTTTGGAAAGGAACCAATTAATTAACAAAAAAGATCATTTCTCTTTTAGTTTCAATAATTCGTTCATAGAACTAAACTCTAATTCAGAAACTAAATGGAGAAGGTCTTTTATTTCCCCGAGCAATCTTAATTGACCTGTCTCCCCTAATTCCTCAAACAAAGAAACAATTTCTGTCCAATGGCTTGTTATCTCTTTGAATTGTTTATGGGCATTTTGGAAGATCGGATCTTTTGTGATCGCATAAGCTTCTAATAAAAAGTCTCGATATAGGTTTCGAAAAATGGCACCGCCTGTTCCTGCCTTTTCCATCATCATCGCTGTGGTTGAAAAATCTCTCTTGGGATCAGAAGAGGAATGAAACCATTTTTCTAATTGAGATGCTAATTTTATAATTCCTTTATAGGAAACATTAGTAATCGGTGGGTTCAAATATTCACGTGCATTGTTTTTTGCGGCCAACCGCACAAGCTTTGCGAGCTCCTGTGATTTTTTTCCAGGTTCAATTGTATAAAAAAGATTTTTGGAAGCCATAGGTCCTTTTTCGCTTCGTGCCAATTCCAAACTTTTTAAAGAGGTATGTACCTTGGATCCTTGTTGTTTGGTATCAACCAAATAGGCATTAGACTCATCATACCCATAGAGAGCTACATAGTGGCCAGCAAAGTGAAATGGTTTCGAAAAATACTCTAAGTAAAAAGAGTCCAATTTTAATCCAACAGGAGTTCCCTGATCAATTAAATCCCGAACAGAAGACCAAGCCTTTGTTTTCGAAGCGGTTTCTTGAATTTTTAATTTTAAGTTTAGATTTTTTGCTATATTTACCGTTAGTTGGTCTGGTTTGATCCTTCCACCGATAAAAGGGAAATCCATCGTTTTCATATTCCAAAATATAAAACTAAGACCTTCCCCAAGGCCGAATAACATAGGTTCGGAGAAATCCATTCCGATATGTTTTAAAAGTGTTCCGGTGGCGGTAGTTTCGCAGTGGACACCAAAAAAAGGAGAAAGTTTAGTTAGGATCATTATAGATATTTTACAAGTAGTTCGGATTCACCATGATGACCATCATAAATTTCTTCGAAAGATCTATGATGGCCCCGCCCCACAGCTCCATAATGTTTTTCTAATCAGAAACTAGGGAACCTTTCTATAAAAAATTTTTCATACGATAACTATCCCTATTCCACAACCAAACCTTCAATCATAATTGTCCTCTGGGAATACAAGGCACGATTGGAAGCCAACAGG
It encodes the following:
- a CDS encoding SDR family NAD(P)-dependent oxidoreductase; the protein is MRWINSARSSFDFSMMGVANLADLKEKYGDQVLTLELDVTKPNQVKHVVEQAHSHFGRLDIILNNAGYSLVGTIEEASGDEVRALYETNIFGSLSVIQAALPLLRKQGGGHIIGVSSTLGHVSMPLIGYYCSSKWAFEAIHESLASEVKPFGINVTLIEPGAYATEFGSPESLKFTSSLEPYSNLKNQVLERLKTTQRGDPNATLEALFKMIDAENPPLRFFLGSQNLPLVRATYADRLKTWEAWEEVSNSAQGSL
- a CDS encoding BtrH N-terminal domain-containing protein; its protein translation is MILTKLSPFFGVHCETTATGTLLKHIGMDFSEPMLFGLGEGLSFIFWNMKTMDFPFIGGRIKPDQLTVNIAKNLNLKLKIQETASKTKAWSSVRDLIDQGTPVGLKLDSFYLEYFSKPFHFAGHYVALYGYDESNAYLVDTKQQGSKVHTSLKSLELARSEKGPMASKNLFYTIEPGKKSQELAKLVRLAAKNNAREYLNPPITNVSYKGIIKLASQLEKWFHSSSDPKRDFSTTAMMMEKAGTGGAIFRNLYRDFLLEAYAITKDPIFQNAHKQFKEITSHWTEIVSLFEELGETGQLRLLGEIKDLLHLVSELEFSSMNELLKLKEK